In Penaeus vannamei isolate JL-2024 chromosome 15, ASM4276789v1, whole genome shotgun sequence, the following are encoded in one genomic region:
- the LOC138864111 gene encoding uncharacterized protein, translating to MGMGMEMRAGMGIGMEMKIGAGMGMGIEMEIGAGMGMEIGVGIGIEMEIGAGIAMEMEIAAGMGMEIGVGMEIGVGMRMEIGVGMEIGAGMGMEIGVGIGMEMEIGKEMEMLIEIEMGMEMEIGAGLAMTMAMRRWK from the coding sequence atgggaatgggaatggaaatgaGAGCGGGGATGGGAAtaggaatggaaatgaaaataggagcgggaatgggaatgggaatagaaatggaaataggagcgggaatgggaatggaaataggagtgggaattggaatagaaatggaaataggaGCGGGAATAGCAATGGAAATGGAAATTGCagcgggaatgggaatggaaatagGAGTGGGAATGGAAATTGGAGtgggaatgagaatggaaataggAGTGGGAATGGAAATTGGagcgggaatgggaatggaaatagGAGTGGGAAttggaatggaaatggaaataggaaaggaaatggaaatgttAATAGAAATTGAAAtgggaatggaaatggaaataggaGCGGGACTagcaatgacaatggcaatgcgGCGATGGAAATGA